Genomic window (Syngnathus typhle isolate RoL2023-S1 ecotype Sweden linkage group LG4, RoL_Styp_1.0, whole genome shotgun sequence):
TGAAACTTTTTGGACTACTGCCATGTGTGTCTTTTGGCCACATAGAAGCAGTACACTAACCATGAAGGACTGCATCTGACACAATTTGCTGTTTTGACATGAGGACAATAAATGCGGCCCCTCGTCAGAGGAGACTCCGACGCAGTCGTGTCTTCTTCTTCATCTCAGGTGTGCTCTTGTGTTTCTTCTACACGCTGACACTGAAAGCCAGGCTGTCAAACCTCAGAGTGTCACTCTCCATCCATACGCGGgacattgtggaaaaaaaaggaggagatGAAGCTGTTGAGGAGGTCAGCGTTCCAGAATTAACAGCACCTAATGTAACACAGGAACAAGTCCGGTCACCCAAGAGTACCCAAGCAACTGTGGTTATTGTTAACAGGACAGATATTGAGCAGTGCATCTATGTGGAACCCCAAACTCCCAAACCTCCACCGCCCACCGTAGCAAGCCCCCCTCACCAACCGCCGACCAGGAAGGGCGAGTACCCGGCGGATATCTTCTCGGTGGAACAGCGACGTCAAGGCTGGGTGGTTCTCCATACCGTTGGGATGATTTATATGTTTGTGGCCCTCGCTATCGTTTGCGATGAATTTTTTGTCCCTACTCTGGAGGTCATCACGAACAAGCTGGACATCTCTGATGATGTGGCCGGTGCCACCTTCATGGCAGCCGGTGGCTCAGCTCCGGAGCTTTTCACTTCCCTGATTGGCGTTTTTGTCTCCCACAGCAACGTGGGTATCAGCACAATCGTAGGCTCGGCGGTCTTCAATATCCTCTTCGTGATAGGCATGTGTGCCATCTTCTCTCGGGAGATGTTGCACCTAACCTGGTGGCCGCTCTTCCGGGACGTGTCCTTTTACATTTTGGACCTCATGATGCTCATCATCTTCTTCCTGGATAACACAATTCTGTGGTGGGAGAGCACCATGTTGGTACTGGGCTACTTAAGCTACGTGTGCTGCATGAAATTCAACAGCCAGATTGAGCGCGTGGTAAAGACACAGCTCAACAAACATGTGAGCATCGTACAAGCCTGGACCACTGATGAGCCTGACAAGGTTAGTCACAAAGACAAGAAACCCTTCTTTCTGTGTCTATTGAACTTAATACCATGTGTTCCTAACAGCAGTGCAACTTTAGTCATCTTTGTTTGGGATGGagatcaatattttatcaataaCATCAGATCCAGCAATTTCTCTATTCTCCCGCACTTCTCGTGAAGTTCaagggtgagctggagcctatcccagcagactTGGGGTGAGTAGCAGCGTACAGCAGTTGctagccgatcgcagggcacagatAGACGCGCCCATTCGCACTAATGGGCAATTACGAGTCACCCATGGACCCTTTACAATGTAGATATTTCCATGATTCACTAACTGGTTTGGTCTCCGTAACATCATGTAGCCAAAGTTTTCCAGAGTAAAAGCATATGTTTGTtaatgtcttgttttgattcAACGCAACAATAATACTGGTTAACAAGTTGCAAGTAAATATTTCCAGATTATATTTTTGCACTGAATGGAAATCGTACCTCGGTTTTTCTCCAGCATATCATGTTTTCATAATCATTTTAGATCACGAAACAACAAACTGATTATTACAAATATTTATCGTTGAATTTAGTCGATTAGTTGTTGACAATCGATTAATCGTTGCACCCTTTTTATTCAGAAGAGAACAAAATGGAAGATGTGTGGAATTATCACGATATTAAATTCTGCCAAAAATAGGATTAGGGTAGCAAAAAAAGGGAATGTGGTAGAGACGAGACTAAAAGAAACATGACATGACTCGGGGTCCGGGACAGCAACGTTACCAAGCAATAATCTGACAAAGACAAAAGGGAACCAATAAACGAATTAACAAATCGATGAGACAACAAGGAACAGCAGATAAAACATGAGTGACTGAGGGAACTGATTGGATGACACGATGGAACCGGTTGACAAAAACAGATGGACACAAAAACGGactgacatgaaaaaaaaggacacaggtaaaactaaactaaatccaaccaaacacaaaatcaacaaaaatacacaattaTTATGGGCAGGGCCCATATTATGCAACGCCCATCATCAACACTGGATATCTTTGTTGACCTCATGTTTGCTCTGTCATCATTCTCCCCACATTTCTGTCCCTTTTGGATCCTGTGTAAGAAGGATTTGCAGTATGAGCAGCCTGTGTTTGTGTAAAAGCCTTTGATGCTGAGCAAAAAGGAGTCCAGGTGTCCGGCTGCGTCCGAAAATACCGCTAGTGGACATGGATGCAGCGACCAACGTAAATGCATCATGGATCGTTGCTATGTTTTGATCAAAGGTGTTGTTGGCAAGACAATTGGACGCATTCATAAGCACCCCCACTGCACATTGTGCCATTAGCATCAAGCACATTCACAGATTGCATTTGCTTCTCTACTCAAGTATGCAGGACGCGTGAGCCCACATCAACGGGTCGTCATTTTTGGAATATGGGGTCCTTTTATGCATACTCAAGCCCTCTTATCTTACATCTCCATAAACCAACTTGAGCGTTCAAAACTCCTTTCGTAACAAGTAGGACACAATTTTTTAGtatacatgtttttatttttgaatttatttattccaAAGTACAATTGCGCCTTGAATTGATATCCAAAGAGATGCTACCCCTCAACATTTTCTATTGATTGGAAAATGTATGCAGATTTATGTGCACAGTCGAGCTATGCTTCACAACCACTGTCTTTATACGGTTGTAGTGGATTTTACATGCATTGGTGTTCTCCTCGCTTGTTATTGGACTTTCATGTATTTTTCAATATCAATCACAAACTCTGCCCTCACAGGAGGGTGAAACGTTGCCGCCTTCTCCTCGTCCCCCTCCACCTACCGCTCCTGCTGCTATGTCCATCGACGAGGGTAAATCTGGAGAACAACCAGAGCCAACTCAGAGCGCTCTAGTGAGCAAACCGACAGATCTCCAAGGAGACAAAGCCAAACTCAAGGTACAAATAAGACATTTGTCATTTCTATTTATTATAGTATTTTGGTTTCGGTGCTAGTGACTCTTGTTTGGTGTATTGGATGATTGCGTTTTGACGATACAAAACTTTAAAACAGCACATGTTGCAAGTCAGCCAACGTGGTTGAGATGTCATGCCTTTTCTTTTCATGTTTGCAGGTGCGTCCTGCCCTGCAGCGAGGCGGGAGCTCAGCCTCCCTCCACAACACCTCGTTGAGGAGCACCATCTTCCAACTGATGATCCACACCCTGGACCCTCTGGGGGAAGGTAACAACAaacataattttattttatacaaCACGTGATGTCAGCttgtttaaaaatgtttacGATTGCAACCACCAACTGCCCCTCGCCTCGGTTATGGTTTAACTCCCATAACAGTCCTTTGAGTGAAATTGTGACTACAAAGTGTCCTGCGacaaaatgaatttgacaccccgGATAATAAAACAACGATTATGGCTCGATAGCAAATATTTGTGTAATGCTGTACAATAAATGCAGAGAAGTAGTTCTCTGCATTCATCTAACTGGATTTTGATCAAAAAAGAGTTGAAACATAATTAGCGCAGTTAAGTCATACGGTCTACTTTGTCCTACCTGTGGGTCAGTGTATCTTATTGAGGCCCGTCGTCAAAATTGCAACGGGTTCTTTACTCTAGCAGCACTCAGTCACAGTCAATCCTTAATCAGCTTTCCAATACACGCTCATACAAGCTGGATAAAAGCCAGCATGCTAGCACACCAAGCTCTTTATCACTAATGAAATAGTACAGCGATCGCCACGGCAACCTGCATCATCAGCATCTTTTAGATCACACTAAGACTAAGTTAGCTGGTTTGTCAGTTTTACAGTTTATTCAAATAAGAAATTTGAATGTGCAGTACGTCTGTGTGCCTGAGCCTGCCCGATTAATCAGATATTAGCTCTATTAGAACTGGCAATTGttcctttgttttgtttgtctctaCGCATTACCGTAGTAAAGGATTTAAGTGTTAATAAATTAACCATTAAAGAATAATTAATTGGTTATCGAAATTTGATTCTCCTAAATATCTGAATCGGCCTACAAAATCCATATTGGTTGAGCCTGAGTACACATTCAGGTATGCAGCTCTAAAAAGCATGCTGAAATCGAATCCTGTTGTGTTCTTCCCGGtccccaaaaaatgaaaaagcgaAGGCGTGGTTAGGGTCAGTGTGAATTTGTCTCTGTGGCTATGCTGTGATTGGCAGGCTATCAATCCCGAGCCTAACCGGTCTCTCACCTTTTCCAGGTACAACTGATGCGCACTCTGACCAATTCAGTACATAAACAGAAACATTCTGTGCAAAATATGATAAAGATCCGAAATAGACCATTGTGGTTTCTCTTCTAGACTCAACCCTTGGAGGGGCACACATACCCCCTGGCGCGAGAAGAACTAGGGGAGGTAAGCTTAGGATCAGAACTTTCTTGGTCTGAGTTTGTGCTGCTCTTGAAGTGGCTCGTTAGTGTGTAAGAAATGTTAAAGCGGCATTATTGTTTTAGCTTCTTAAATGAGGAACTAATTAAGGATTATTCTACAAACAGTAGTGGCCTGTGACTGAAGAGTCACATATTGTGGTGTATTTTTCTCAGAGACGTCTTTTAACGGTGACATCAAAGCAGAGGGGTTCATGCAGAAAAAAGGTAACCTGTGCATGTGCTGTTCTTTTTTTACCTGTCTTGCTCCAGAGatgtgtgttttcaaagtgtttctAGCAGTACGCATGCACTCTAACTGCATGACCGCCCGCCCATGATCATTTGCTAAAaatagatgatgatgatggcttgACGCTTTCACTGTAAACACAGCAAGTCACATTCTGTTCTGCTCAGCATCCTGCTTGGTACATCTGGGCTGTAATGGTCCCTGCTTGATACTCCCCCCACCCACTTCCACATGTGCTAGTCTGTGTCATGTATTGATGTGTGACTGTTtgctgatatatatatatatatatttttggaagGGTTGTCTGTTTCTTTTCATTGCACCTTGCGGCATTGAACCTATTCTAATTGAGATTCAATAATTGTCTTAACTGCGGCAAATAACAAAGTAAAGCCTCAGGATGTTTCTAACACAGGTTTTACAGGGTTTACTCATCTACTAGTTTTGCATAAAAGGGATTGTAAGGACCTAAGTGTCTTTTTTAAGTGACCAGTGTGATCGTCATCATTTGCTTACCTTCACTGAAGAGCCGAGTCATGATTTTTGGTTATCTATTGTGTTTAAGCAGGTTGAACTGATTGAGACAAATATTTGAATCAAAACTGGTCAGGAATTTCTGTTCACCTTTGTTGACAGCTTGCTTTTGTTACAGGTCTGTGCTCCTTGATTtaaagccccttttttttttgccctctcaAGGTTTTTACTGAACATTACTGATGGTGTAGGCTTGAAAGAGGTTGATCTCAGCAATCAAACCTGTGTGTGTCCATACATTGCATTTGGACTAATGAGGTGCTTCAGAGTCTGAAGTGTTTTTGCAGGGAACTTGAAGGGGTCTCAATGAGTCCAAATCAGTTCGCCAGAGGACCAGCATGCTGATTGTtgcccctgtgtgtgtgcgtgtgtgcgtgtgtgtgtgcatatttacATTTGAACATTGTGACATCTTCCTTTGTGAATTCATCAAAATGTTACTGAACGTTGGAAACATCTGTGATAAtgaaaacatgattttttttctattatccCTGTTCTACGTCCAGATGACGATCACGAGCCAAAATGTGAGAAGTGTCCGCCTGGTACAGAGGAGCCGTCGACCTCCCAGCCTCCAGCTGAGCAGGTGCCAAAGAACATGACAGACAAACAGGATGGGTCAAAGGTGTGCAGGTTGTTTTTGACCCACATTTAATAATTGCTCACCAAATAATAGATGTACCTTTAGATTGAGCTTTTGTGTGCATTTGCGATATAGATCATTTTCCCCATTTGTTCCATTTGTCCTGTAATATTGTTGCTGATTTTGAGATCTGTCTTTGTCAGTTTCTTTGGCAGGAAAGGCAAAATACGTACAAGAGCTTGTATTATTCTGTACACATTGCGTGTGTACCATAGACCTTTGTATACCGCATGTCCTCATTATAAGCTGAAGCctctcccagctgactttgcgcTGATTCATGGGGATTATACGGTGCATAGCATTAGCTGAAGTAATGATTACATTAGTCAACACAGTAAACAGGCGAGCATCACATCTGCCTCAAAGTTCGGATAAAAATTAACATTCAAGAATGGCACAAAATGGCTTAACAGCTAACAGACAGTACGCGTAAGaattcaatttttcatttttctctctcacaaaaacaccaaaaattaTACAACACCAAAAATTTTATTTAGCGAATTTTACAACGGCTGAAGCCGGGGAAAAAAAGCGTCCACATATAGCAATAGGATAAGGAATAGAACTCGGGTGCCTTGTgaataaatgtataaatgtaTAGTAAATGACAACGTGCGGTAAAATATGTATTGTGCAAGCTTTTATACTGGAGGCCAAACttaaaaccaaaaaaatgaaaacacatcAAAAATCTAATGTGGGAGAAGAgagattctcttttttttaaagcagcatAAAAAATCTGCTAAGGGACACATCAGGCCATCTCTGATTTAAAATTTGCTGTTGACCAATGTAATCAGCAACCCTCGATGAATCAATCCCCTTTGCATGAGTCACTGACGgtcacaatgtgtcttgcttgcaggaAAGCTCAGGTGGCGGAAGTGGAGATGAGAGCACTGACGCAGATAGCAATGCATCGAGTGAAAGTGAGGATGATGATGGAgacaaagaggaagaggagaacgaGCCCTTGTCTTTAGATTGGCCCGAAAGCAGACGAAAGCAGGTCACTTACCTGCTCCTGCTGCCCATCGTGTTCCCGCTGTGGCTCACGCTGCCTGACGTCCGCAACCCGGTGTGTATATGCACGAGTGATTCGTCACATAAGAAATTCAGGTGTGCTGAGGGAAAATATTATTACTATAATCACTCGTGTAGGCACTAGTTCATACAtcagcttaaaaacaagtgaatttggaaaaaaactttgtatatcacaattacaaattgcaacctactcacccatttctgttttatcactcccccttttgacacattcacccaatgtgtcattacgtatcaaaaggaacctgcaaggtGTAcccctcatcaccacactcattgtagccaggcccgcggaacctttagctcccatctgggccccgggaccgtcaccccaagtccctgaaacttgactgtccaccacacactcggcaacacaaacaaaaatcatcacagtcctgtcagtgagcttatagccctgctgacagcggacatttgtacacacaaaaacagacatcgagtatcaaaataaaaacagtcataaaatgaatcctggcgctcgcgGATCCTGTCCTCAAAACCATGTACCGTATttgccggactataaggcgcacctaaaaacctaaaattttctcaaaaaccaacagtgcgccttatagtccggtgcgccttatatatggaccaaatccctaaatttaaactggcccaaagcattgtgtcatgaaatcaatcataagtggcccgctgaagactatgaatcatgaaccaaaaagactatggatcattattttatgattataaagtcatttgttgcgtctgaagttgaaataaaaaagataaaatggagaatgatttgatttggattaaaaatctgacatgatgcattaatggtgcgccttatagtccggtgcgccttatataaggacaaagttttaaaatgggccattc
Coding sequences:
- the LOC133152850 gene encoding sodium/potassium/calcium exchanger 1-like isoform X2, yielding MRTINAAPRQRRLRRSRVFFFISGVLLCFFYTLTLKARLSNLRVSLSIHTRDIVEKKGGDEAVEEVSVPELTAPNVTQEQVRSPKSTQATVVIVNRTDIEQCIYVEPQTPKPPPPTVASPPHQPPTRKGEYPADIFSVEQRRQGWVVLHTVGMIYMFVALAIVCDEFFVPTLEVITNKLDISDDVAGATFMAAGGSAPELFTSLIGVFVSHSNVGISTIVGSAVFNILFVIGMCAIFSREMLHLTWWPLFRDVSFYILDLMMLIIFFLDNTILWWESTMLVLGYLSYVCCMKFNSQIERVVKTQLNKHVSIVQAWTTDEPDKEGETLPPSPRPPPPTAPAAMSIDEGKSGEQPEPTQSALVSKPTDLQGDKAKLKVRPALQRGGSSASLHNTSLRSTIFQLMIHTLDPLGEDSTLGGAHIPPGARRTRGETSFNGDIKAEGFMQKKDDDHEPKCEKCPPGTEEPSTSQPPAEQESSGGGSGDESTDADSNASSESEDDDGDKEEEENEPLSLDWPESRRKQVTYLLLLPIVFPLWLTLPDVRNPTSKKYFAFTFIGTILWIAVFSYLMVWWAHQVGETIGISEEIMGLTILAAGTSIPDLITSVIVARKGLGDMAVSSSVGSNIFDITIGLPVPWLLYSLMHNGQPVTVSSNGLFCAIVLLFLMLLFVIISIATCHWKMSRTLGLTMFALYFVFLVLSVLLEDRVLVCPVSI
- the LOC133152850 gene encoding sodium/potassium/calcium exchanger 1-like isoform X1; protein product: MRTINAAPRQRRLRRSRVFFFISGVLLCFFYTLTLKARLSNLRVSLSIHTRDIVEKKGGDEAVEEVSVPELTAPNVTQEQVRSPKSTQATVVIVNRTDIEQCIYVEPQTPKPPPPTVASPPHQPPTRKGEYPADIFSVEQRRQGWVVLHTVGMIYMFVALAIVCDEFFVPTLEVITNKLDISDDVAGATFMAAGGSAPELFTSLIGVFVSHSNVGISTIVGSAVFNILFVIGMCAIFSREMLHLTWWPLFRDVSFYILDLMMLIIFFLDNTILWWESTMLVLGYLSYVCCMKFNSQIERVVKTQLNKHVSIVQAWTTDEPDKEGETLPPSPRPPPPTAPAAMSIDEGKSGEQPEPTQSALVSKPTDLQGDKAKLKVRPALQRGGSSASLHNTSLRSTIFQLMIHTLDPLGEDSTLGGAHIPPGARRTRGETSFNGDIKAEGFMQKKDDDHEPKCEKCPPGTEEPSTSQPPAEQVPKNMTDKQDGSKESSGGGSGDESTDADSNASSESEDDDGDKEEEENEPLSLDWPESRRKQVTYLLLLPIVFPLWLTLPDVRNPTSKKYFAFTFIGTILWIAVFSYLMVWWAHQVGETIGISEEIMGLTILAAGTSIPDLITSVIVARKGLGDMAVSSSVGSNIFDITIGLPVPWLLYSLMHNGQPVTVSSNGLFCAIVLLFLMLLFVIISIATCHWKMSRTLGLTMFALYFVFLVLSVLLEDRVLVCPVSI
- the LOC133152850 gene encoding sodium/potassium/calcium exchanger 1-like isoform X3; this encodes MKLLRRTDIEQCIYVEPQTPKPPPPTVASPPHQPPTRKGEYPADIFSVEQRRQGWVVLHTVGMIYMFVALAIVCDEFFVPTLEVITNKLDISDDVAGATFMAAGGSAPELFTSLIGVFVSHSNVGISTIVGSAVFNILFVIGMCAIFSREMLHLTWWPLFRDVSFYILDLMMLIIFFLDNTILWWESTMLVLGYLSYVCCMKFNSQIERVVKTQLNKHVSIVQAWTTDEPDKEGETLPPSPRPPPPTAPAAMSIDEGKSGEQPEPTQSALVSKPTDLQGDKAKLKVRPALQRGGSSASLHNTSLRSTIFQLMIHTLDPLGEDSTLGGAHIPPGARRTRGETSFNGDIKAEGFMQKKDDDHEPKCEKCPPGTEEPSTSQPPAEQVPKNMTDKQDGSKESSGGGSGDESTDADSNASSESEDDDGDKEEEENEPLSLDWPESRRKQVTYLLLLPIVFPLWLTLPDVRNPTSKKYFAFTFIGTILWIAVFSYLMVWWAHQVGETIGISEEIMGLTILAAGTSIPDLITSVIVARKGLGDMAVSSSVGSNIFDITIGLPVPWLLYSLMHNGQPVTVSSNGLFCAIVLLFLMLLFVIISIATCHWKMSRTLGLTMFALYFVFLVLSVLLEDRVLVCPVSI